The genomic DNA ACCGCTACCGCCACACGAACGGTACGTGCGGTTGACACCCATGTTCCAGTTATCTCATTAAATGGCGACAATCCCTTAACTATTGAATGTCCACTACCTTATGAGGAACCCGGCGCACAAGTGAGTGATCTCTGCGATCCAAATCCAGTTCTTGTGATTACCGGAAATGTAGACACCAATGTTCCTGGCAATTATACAATTACTTATACTGCAACTGATGCCAGTAACAACAGCGCATCCATGCAACGAACTGTAAATGTGGTTGATACAACACCACCAGTCATTGCCATAAACCCTGATATTATAACCCTGTGGCCGCCAAATCACAAATATGAAACCATTTCAGTAGAACAAGCTGTTGTTTCTGTTTCTGATGTTTGCGATGTTGACCTCTCGATTAATGATGTTTTGATTGTTTCGGTGAGCAGTGACGAACCGGAAGATGCTAATGGCAACGGCGATGGTAAAACATTCAACGACATTGTTATTGCCGATGATTGTAAATCCGTTCAGCTCAGGAAAGAACGTCAGGGTGGTGGTAACGGACGGGTTTACACCATTCATTTCGAAGCTGTGGATCACAGTGGTAATCCAGCAACGGCATCATACCAGGTTCAAGTTCCCCATGATAAAAAAGATATAGCAATGGATGAGGGTCCGGCTTACACAGTCTTGGGTAACTGCAGCATTCCTTCAGCGCTGATAGCATCCAATATTGAGGAAAACCAGGATGGTATAAACGATGTAGAAAGCAAATTAGATGAGAAACAATTGAATGCTGAAACTAATTTTGATAAAAGCCAGGATTTAGATGAAACAAAATTGTTGAAT from candidate division KSB1 bacterium includes the following:
- a CDS encoding DUF5011 domain-containing protein, which encodes PGDEVSDMCDPNPILVITGNVDTNVPGNYTITYTATDSVGNTATATRTVRAVDTHVPVISLNGDNPLTIECPLPYEEPGAQVSDLCDPNPVLVITGNVDTNVPGNYTITYTATDASNNSASMQRTVNVVDTTPPVIAINPDIITLWPPNHKYETISVEQAVVSVSDVCDVDLSINDVLIVSVSSDEPEDANGNGDGKTFNDIVIADDCKSVQLRKERQGGGNGRVYTIHFEAVDHSGNPATASYQVQVPHDKKDIAMDEGPAYTVLGNCSIPSALIASNIEENQDGINDVESKLDEKQLNAETNFDKSQDLDETKLLNGYQLYQNHPNPFNPTTEITFALPKAVNVSLVIYNLSGQLVRTLVSGQFPTGVHRVTWNATDDNGIRVASGMYLYVLKAGQYMDKKKLLLMK